A segment of the Gossypium hirsutum isolate 1008001.06 chromosome D10, Gossypium_hirsutum_v2.1, whole genome shotgun sequence genome:
TTACATATCACACATGAATATCATGCGTGAGAACTTGAACGTATGTAGCTTTATAATTATTTCGTAAGGAAGCATTGAGCTCCGAAAGTGAGGTGAAAGTGATAGAAGGTTTATGCAAGATAGGGTAAAAGGAAAGGTTACATAGCCTACTCTATGGGGGCTGAAAATTTCTTTTCTGCATTCTTACGGGACATAAACTAGATTTGTGTTTTATATGGCATATACAAGACTCTTGAAGATTAGGGTGGAAAGCTATAAACTTTATTTCTCGAGCTCGAACATAATCTTGGAAAATTGCCTGAGCTACTGTAGAAAGAAAAGTCAAAGCAactttgctagtttttcccatgtTTTTTGGGGGAAATCGGAAGAAGATTTTGTGGAAAGAAGCTTATGAGGCTTGGGAGCTCGAAAAAAATTGGGTTTGAGGGAGATCAGAAATAAAGAGGATATTAttaagaaattggttgaaatcGACTTCACATGGAAATGTAGGAGGATTGTTTTCTCTGAGTTGGAGGGGGTGGTGGAAATTCCTTACTGGACTCAGAAAGGTTGGTTGTTTGGCTGTGTTCGCACCGATTCATCGTGGTTGCGGATATGTCCTGCTTTGGGATCATGCTGGTTTGATGGCTTAGGGCATGATTTAAGACCATATGTTGGTTTTATTGGACTTTTGGGATTGTTAGGGGTCTTGTATTGTTGTTTTGAATTAGGTTCTTTGTTGATCATGAAATCACGTGTAATGTTAGCTGCTTAATTCTAAATTTTAGCGGTTGAATTGGATGAAAGATTTGcatatgaaatatttttattttcttctttcctttacTTAAAACtccaacaaaaaagaaaagagtcaGAAGCAACATAGAATACAGAAAATGGCTGCAGATACATCATTCTAAGAAAAATAGATCATGAAAGTAAGTGTTGGGACCGGACAAAATCATTTACTAACTACATTTACTTACAGTATGAAGATATCTTTGCCAAATCCCATTTGATAAGCACAATTGATAGAGAAAGCAGATAATTCCAAGTTTCATTTCTTCTTTTTTGGTGCCGTGGATCTTGAGAACTTTGGTAATTTCACCCCAAACAATATCTTATGAGACACCTTGTCTTTGGAATAGTTGTTAGCATCTTCGGATTCGACATCGTTGGAGTTTGAGCATTCTTGTttatcagcatcatcatcatcagcatCATGTTTGGTATCCCTAAGGAGCCGTAGCAATTCTAGTGCACTTGCCTTTCCTTTCTCATTCCCCTCAACAGATACATCAAAAAGGACAGGAAATATGCAACACTCATCCATAACTAAGTGACAGTATTCTATACTTTGTGAGCACAACGTAAGGAGAATAGCCAGTGCATTCTCTTGATCCTCAAAACCACCAGTCTCGAGTAACATAGCAATCGAAGCAATGCAGCCAGGTGTTTGAGTGATCCAAGTCCTACCCTCTTGATTATTACACAAGTTTCTCAGCACCACTATGCAGTGTTTTGCAAGAGAGGTGTCTTGTAAATACGGAATAAGTTTCGGGATGCATTCTGGAGACACCAAATCGGAACAAAAATCGGTGCTTGAAGAGGACAGATTGcccaaaattttgatgatttgatcCTGGAAATCTTTGATGTTCGAATCGAGAATGTTTAACATGGAAACAAGAGCACCAGATGCTGAAATCTTAGATTTACAGCTGCTATGTTCAGACAATACTTCCATAATGTCAAGAACCTCTCTAGTTACTTCCGAGTCTATAAACAACGATAGCATACTATATGCGTTTTGGTCCAAGTATCGTATGCCATCCCTGCAAGAAGctcaaaaaacaaacaaaaaggcTAGCATTAAGTCCTCTATTTCAAAATATCCATGATCATAAATAAGGTCaagtaaaatataatgaaatCCAGCTGCACATGGAACGACAATTACCTGCTTTTGCTCAGAAAGGTTGATAACAACTGAAATCCAGCTTTCTGTGCTCTTATATCATGTGAATCATGAGCACTGCTCAAAAACTTAAGCAGAGGCTCAATGAAATTCTTGGATGACAAAGAAACACAATCTAGATCATCACATTTCAAAAGGTTTTTCTTGTCTTCAACCATCTTGTATTGTGCTTCTCGATCGAGCATGGCAAGGCTAGATAGACACTCCAAATCAATCTTACTTCTTGTGCTGCAGACCGATTGTTGTTGCAAACAATCATCACCGGTCTGCTCAGGCATCAAACTTAAGCCACCTGCAATCCTGTTATGAGATCCGTCCGAAGTATAACTCGTATCTAAAGATCCAATTGATATACTGCTGATGTCTACCGGAAAGCACAGATCATTCATAGAAATGCCAAAACTAGCTATGGAAGCGGAAGAAGTTTCCAATGATTGAAGCACATCTGGTTGCATGCTTGGGTCCTGAATGGTGATTTTATACTTCATACACCACTTTGATATCAGATCCTTCATGGCAGCATTTGGGGTCAATGACAGATGGTCCAGTTTCATCTTAGTTTTCGGGCACGTATCGTTACCATCATCAAACCACTTCTGGATCCATGTCCTTTCAAATGTTTGTCCAGAAGCAATGACAACAGGATCATACATCAACCTTGAAGATATGGGGCACTTAAATTCCTCAGGAGGTATAGCTCTATTTAACATATCAGCTTGAACACTGGACTGCTTATACTCTGTATGAGGTTCGACATTGGCAGAGCGAGCATGTGTAAAACTGGTACTCGGGCTTTTAACTGCAAAGGCTCTTTCGTTGTCTGTTTGAGCTCCAATAATCAAGTTAGCATACTTCCTTAACAGGTAGTAAAGATATTTTAAGATCTTTTTCTTTGGTTGGTCACAGTCACTGACTTTCTCCAGCAACTTCTTTATAGATCTTTTCTCTATCAAGATAGCTTTCGGAGACGTAATATGAAGTCGTGATGCTGCAGATTGAAGAGCTTTCATTTCGGCGTATTCCATTGAATCAGATGCCGCAGCACCTCGATGGAGTAATTCGCGCACAACTTTCCCGGCCTCTTCATCAAATTTATCAGGGACAAAATTTGCAGCTCGCAGATCATCGACAATTTGACATATCTGCAATAACATTTCAACATAAGCTTGTAGAAAATAAGTTATGATTTTATCAAGAACAAGCTATTGAAAAGCACATGGGATTTTACGAACCTCAGCAACCAGCGTAACTGGAACCATACTCTGAATTTGGCATAAACCTTGTTCCaacaaattctttattttttgaaatcttGCAACCATGGAATCAGTGGTTATAGCCTGAAAAGTAAATCAAATGAGTGAGACAAAATagatgaaaaggaaaaaaaggatcATAAACACACAATCATTGCAATAATCACAAAAATATgtgattaattacaaaaaaaaaaggggcACCAGATAAAGTTTGCTGGATTCACTGCAGTACTGAAGAAGTAACTTTGCTCTCTCAATTGCACTGTTCAATGAGCAGAGTGCCTTTATTCCCAAGGAGCATCTTGGTCGAGCAGCTTCAATTTCTGGAAATATATTCATAATCCTTTCAACAAACTTCGTAAGTTCTGTGCACATCAAGCAATGCACCTACAATCATTCAGCGGTGCCGCAGTAGTAAGCATATCAGACACCTTAAAGCAGTGAATGTTATGATCCTTTATATGAAAACTGATCgacaaaatttaccattttacctgAAAGGAACAAGGATACGATGGAGCCTCCACTGCTTCAGTCCCCATTCAACAGATGGTAACCTGATTAAAGAAACAGAAATTAAGTCAAGCAGGTCAATTAAGATAAAGAAACAGCAAAACAGCACGGGTTTACGTAGAAACTTATCACAATGATATAAATGGTTAGAAACGATTTACCAGAGGTCAATTAAGATAAAAAAGAACAATTAAGGGAtgaaaagggtttttttttatagTGGCATCACCGTGAAACTTGCAGTCCAAGACGAAAGATATGCAAAACATATCGACCAGACTTTTCTATGTACCCCACCCaccaccaaaaagaaaaagattatgCATAATTAGACTTAATTTTAAGTATGcttttgaattttctttcataaagatgtaggatttttttttgttcttttttatattaattttgaacTTGATCATGATACGGGAAGTGGGAAACCAGGTTAGGAGGGAAGGGGAAGAGAAAACTCACCTTAGTGCA
Coding sequences within it:
- the LOC107916327 gene encoding U-box domain-containing protein 5, yielding MGTEAVEAPSYPCSFQVHCLMCTELTKFVERIMNIFPEIEAARPRCSLGIKALCSLNSAIERAKLLLQYCSESSKLYLAITTDSMVARFQKIKNLLEQGLCQIQSMVPVTLVAEICQIVDDLRAANFVPDKFDEEAGKVVRELLHRGAAASDSMEYAEMKALQSAASRLHITSPKAILIEKRSIKKLLEKVSDCDQPKKKILKYLYYLLRKYANLIIGAQTDNERAFAVKSPSTSFTHARSANVEPHTEYKQSSVQADMLNRAIPPEEFKCPISSRLMYDPVVIASGQTFERTWIQKWFDDGNDTCPKTKMKLDHLSLTPNAAMKDLISKWCMKYKITIQDPSMQPDVLQSLETSSASIASFGISMNDLCFPVDISSISIGSLDTSYTSDGSHNRIAGGLSLMPEQTGDDCLQQQSVCSTRSKIDLECLSSLAMLDREAQYKMVEDKKNLLKCDDLDCVSLSSKNFIEPLLKFLSSAHDSHDIRAQKAGFQLLSTFLSKSRDGIRYLDQNAYSMLSLFIDSEVTREVLDIMEVLSEHSSCKSKISASGALVSMLNILDSNIKDFQDQIIKILGNLSSSSTDFCSDLVSPECIPKLIPYLQDTSLAKHCIVVLRNLCNNQEGRTWITQTPGCIASIAMLLETGGFEDQENALAILLTLCSQSIEYCHLVMDECCIFPVLFDVSVEGNEKGKASALELLRLLRDTKHDADDDDADKQECSNSNDVESEDANNYSKDKVSHKILFGVKLPKFSRSTAPKKKK